The DNA sequence CACCCAGCGTCACCGGATGCATCAGGCTGAGTCCGGTATCACCGCCCAGCGCCACCCCCGCATTGGCCAGTGCAAACACCGGCATCACGACATAAGCAACCAGCCCGTGCAATCCATGCTCCAGCCGCGTCAGTGGGGCCTCAACACGTTCACAGGCCCGTTCCAGCGAATAGATTACATTACGCTGCTCCTCACTGAGCAGGCGTCCCCTCCCCCGACTTCTGCGGAACAGGTCCAGTAACGCCTGTACCTGCTCCAGAAAAGCCGCACTATCAATGGCGCGACGGGCTGGAATCGTCAGCGCCAGCAAGACACCGGCCACTGTAGCATGTACGCCCGACTTGAGTACAGCCAGCCAGAGTAGCACCCCCAGCGCTCCGTATATCCACAATTGGCGCACGCCCAGCAGGTTGCACCCCCAGAGCAGTCCCCAGACGAGAGCAGCCGCCAGTAAAGCCCCGAGCGACAGATCGGTCGTGTAAAACACAGCGATCACCAGCACTGCCCCAAGATCATCTACGATAGCCAGTGCTGCCAGAAACACGCGCAATCCCACGGGCAGCCCCCGTCCCACCAGTGCCAGCACACCCAGCGCAAAGGCGATGTCGGTAGCCATCGGAATACCCCAGCCCCGCTCGCCTATGCCTCCTATATTGAGGGTCAGGTACAGCAAAGCCGGAACGAGCATGCCTCCAATCGCGCCGGCAATTGCCAGTCCAGCTTTCTTTGGCGATGACAGTTCTCCTACCAACAGCTCCCGCTTGATTTCCAACCCCACCAGCAGAAAAAACAGCACCATCAAGCCATCGTTGATCCAGTGCAGGAGCGATTTAGAAAGCGCTGCGCCTTCGGGACCAATCGTCAGCTTCGTTTCCCAGAGGGCACGGTAAAACGCCCCCCACGGGGAATTGGCCCAGACCATTGCAATTACGGCACTGGCCAACAGCAAGGCTCCGCTGGCTGCCTCGGTCTGGAAAAACTCCTGAAACGGACGAATCAACCGATCGGTCATTCGAGTAGCCCGTGCCATCATAGTGCTTTCTGTCTTTTTTTGCAGTTAAACGGCCGGCATCGTTTCATCCGGCTCCGAGCCATAGCGTAGCAATAGCCGACGTCGCTCACTTTCCAGAAGCAACCGACGCAATGCTTCGGCGTCGGGCGCCCGGAGCCAGGCCTGTTCGAAGTCCTCGCGTTGCAGGATCTGCGCAATGGCCGAAAGCGCCTGCAAATGGAAAGTGCGCTCGTCTTCGGTACGCACCAGTACAAAGACCGCATGGACCCGCTCCGGCTGATCCGGAAACTGCAGCCCTTCTCGACAGCGAGCCACCAGTAACTCAAAACGGCCATGTCCTTCGACGATCACATGCGGAATGGCTACACCCGGAAAAATGACCGTGCTGCTGAGCGTCTCCCGCTCCAGAAAGCGTTGCTGCAGGGTTGTCGCCGCTACCTTCAGCCGGGCTGCCAGCGGCTCAGCTACTACCCGGAAAAATGCGGGCAATGAAAGGGGACGACGCAGGTCCAGTACAGGTGCTCGCGCTACCAGGTGATCGAAACGATCGCGTGGCTCAGCAGGTACGTCACTTGCTTGCAACACGATCACCTGATCGCCTGGTTGCAGTGCCAGGCCACTATGCACAGGCTGGTACCGATTGCCCCGCAGCAGTGCCAGAGGGAGCGCCGGCCGCAATCCCTGTAGCATCTGGAAAAACCGGCCAGCCGGTACGGGTTGCGCAACCGGCACCTTGCTACGCACAATGCGCTCTTGCTCGATGCGATAATCCCAGGCACCCAGCGACATCGGTCCGGCAAAGAGGGTGGTAGCCTGTAAATGCCGCAGCAGGTGCTGGTGCTCGGCCTCATCGCCGCCGCTGAAGAGCACGTGCACTTCTGGCACGTAAAAGACCGTACGAGCCTGCTGCGCGGCCAATGCGTTCACTTCGGCGTTGGCCGTCATGGCAATGAATGTGCGTACATGAGCGGCCTGTGCTTCACTGAGGACCTGTTCGTCCAGCGCATCTCCACAGATTACCTGTAGGCCATCGCTTTCGGCCAACGCGCAGAGCTGGGGATTTCGGTCCACCATCCACACCGGCTGTGAGCGGGCCAGCACGCGTCCCAGTGCCCGTGCCGTTGCGCCAGCGCCAATGATCAGCACGCCGCGCCGCTCATGGTCCGAGCGCACCAGCTCATCCCGCCGTTTGAGCCATTCCACGCCCAGCTTGAGCAGGACGGGCACCGTGGCCGTCGTAAAGATGGCCATAAATACCAGAATGGAGAAGATCGTGGCATCAATGATGCCCATAGACAGACCGATCTGTGCGATAATGATCTCGACAGCGCCACGGCCATTCATGCCCGCTCCAATGACAACGCCTTCACGCCAGCCATATCCAGTGGGCAGGTAGAAAAGCGCAGTCCCGACAACTTTGGCCAGCGTAGCGACCCCGATCACCCCCGCCAGCAGTACCGGATGCTGCCAGAACACGTCGAAAGTCACTTCGAAGCCAGCCGTCACGAAAAAAATTGGCGCCAGTAAACCCAGCGACACGTCGCGCACCAGATCCATCAGGTCCTTCGAGAGCGTGCGCCCCAGCGTACGTTCCCGCAGAAACAACCCGGCCAGAAAAGCCCCCAGAATACCGTGCAGACCAGCCAGCTCAGCCCCTTCAGCAAAAAGCAACGCCATAACCACGATCAGTAGAAAACTGACCGTGCGTCCCGGCGCATAGCGCTGCAGCCAGGCCCCAAAACGCGGGATCAGTTTGAGCCCCACCAGCGCTGCCATCCCAAAAAAGCCCAGCGCCTTTAACCCCACCAGTCCCAGCTCGGCCACCGCCATGCTCCCGAATTGCGCAACCCCGGTGATCCCGGCAAAGATCAGCAGCGAGAGCGTATCGGCAATCAACGCCCCGGCCATCATCACGTGCGCGATGCGTGTGTCGAGCAGTTGCAGATCAACCAGAATGCGCGACTTGGTCGCCAGCGACGTTACTCCGGCTGCCACCCCCACAAACAGGGCGGCATAGACATTCCCTGTCACGCTGTAGATAAGCAGGTAGCAAGCCACAAACGGCGTGATAAAACCGCCCAGCGCAGCCAACACACCCCCCTTAGAAGCACGCCCCAGCTCCTGCGGATCGATCTCCATGCCAATGTAGAGCATCATCAGCAGCACACCCAGCTCCCCTATCACGGCCAGCGCTTCACTTCCGTGCAGGACACCCAGCAACGGCGGTCCCAGCAGCATACCTGCCAGCAATTCCCCCAGCACCGACGGGTAGCCCACCCGTGTGGCCAGCAGTCCTCCCAACCAGGCTGCAATCAGCACCAGCAGTAGATTCAGCAGCGAGAGTTCCATAGAGTTATTCGTTCGTAATGGAATGCACCGGTTCAGGAATGCTTGCTAAAAGCAGAAAAGCGAGATCATCTGCCAACAATTCAGCGAGGTGCGGTCATTCCTGCGGCTTACAGCGGCCAAGCCAGCGCCGGACCAGACATTGCCGCATCGACAACGTCCCACCGGCAGCCGAGTGATATGAAGACAACCATCTCATTGCTCAGATACGCAGCTTGTAGACGATACGAAGCCGGACGGAAAAAGACAAGCCTTCAACGAACAAGCGGCAGGTGAAAGGCGAAAGTTGAGCCCCGACCTGGCGTGCTTTCGATCTCCAGCTGCGTCTGATGAGCGTTCAGGATGTGCTTCACAATAGCCAGACCAAGTCCCGTGCCGCCCTGTTCCCGAGATCGAGAGCGATCAACCCGGTAAAAGCGCTCGGTCAGTCGGGGAATATGCTGAGGCGCGATCCCAATACCATTGTCCACGACGGCCACCCGAACGCTTTCATGCTGCGCCTGCAACCGCACCTCTACAAAACCGCCCGGGTTATTGTACTTGATCGCATTGTCCACCAGGTTGAGCAGCACCTGCCGCAGTCGCTCGCGATCCCCCAGCACACGGGGCAGATTTTCCGGGAAACAACCCCGCAACGACACCTGACAGGCGGACGCCAGTGGCTCCATCGACTCGAGCACTTCACGCACCAGGGCCGGTAAGTCGAATGGAGTCGGCTGCAATTGCAATGCGCCCGTCTCCAGTCGCGAAATCTCTGTAAGATCACGCACCAGGTTGGCCAGGCGATCAGCGTTGCGCAGAATCTTTTTCAAAAAAGTGCGGCGTACGGCCTCGTCGTCCGGATCGGCTTCAAGCAATGTTTCGGTAAAACCTCGAATGGAAAAGATGGGCGTTTTCAATTCATGCGAGACATCCCCGAGAAACTCACGCCGGTAGTTTTCCATGCGCCGAAGCTCCTCGATCTCTTTTTCAAGTGTACGTCCTGTGCGATAGACCTGCCAGATCAGGCTGTTCAACTCATCGTCCTGGGGTACCTGGGCCCGCTCCAGGTTCTCAAACGAACGACGACGAATCTGCTGGAGTAGCTCGCGCGCCAGTTCCAGGCGAGGCATGAGCAACCGCGCAGCCACAATCAGCACGCTTGCCCCGAAGATCAGCACCAGCAACCCTATCCGCAACCATGGATGGCCCACACCCAATCCCACAACAAGTGTCGGCAGCAATGCCAGCAACACACTGTAGGCAGCCAGCTTCCAGGCCAACCGCCCGAATCGAAAGAGCGCGCGCAGTCTGGAGCGCATCACACGCTACTCGCGGAATTTGTAGCCAACCCCCTTGACCGTCTCAATATAGTGGCTGCCGAGCTTCTCGCGAATCTTTCGGATGTGCACGTCCACCGTGCGATCCACTACATAGACGTCTCGCCCCCACACCTCGTCAAGTAGCTCCTGCCGGGTAAATACCTTACCGGGATGGGCTGCCAGAAAGTAGAGCAGTTCGAACTCCTTACGTGGCAGGCGTACCGTCTCGCGCCCCTCCTTCCCGAGCCGATAGACGAGATAGCGGTCGCGGTCGATTTCCAGATCGTGAATGCGCAGCAGGTTCGGAGGCGTTTCATAGCGACGCGCACCACGCAACAGAGCACGCGTCTGGCTTAGCAGAACGGGGACCGACACAGGCTTCCCCACATACATATCCGCACCAACGTCCAGTCCCTGAATCTGATCTTCCTCTTCAGTCCGCGCCGTGAGCATCAGGATAGGCGTGGTGCGCAGCCGGGCATCGCGCCGAATGCGGCGGCATACCTCAATGCCGTCCATGTTCGGCATCATAATGTCCAGAATGATGACATCCGGCTGCAACCGAGCGGCCTTTTCCAGGGCCTCAATGCCATCACGGGCCAGCTCCACCTCAAAACCCTCCCGCTTGAAGTTGTAGGCCAGCAGTGCCAGAATATCGTCTTCGTCATCGACGATAAGCACGCGTGGAGGACGCGCATCAACGGCGGGCTGTAACATGATCTGCGGGACCGTATGCCCTCAGGGTGGCACCATATCTTGACACGCTTAAAGATACAAGCGGACTGACCGGATTATATTATCGAAGCGTTATGCGCCGGATTTTCAAGGATAGGCAGACGATCGGTCAGATCATCCAGGGGCGGATCAAAGGTTTCCTGAAACAGCTCAAAACAAACACCGTCGGCTACAGCCGCCAGGGGACGATTCTGTTCAATGACACGCTGGTAGGTGCGATAGCAGGCCAGCGCTGCCCTGGCCCGCTGCAGATCTTCCGCCGTAAACGAAACGCAGGCGTCGATATGCGCCGGAGGGGAGGTGTGTAAATGCGCAGGCTTCGCTTCAAGGTCTTCGGGCAACGTAAAAAAAGCCAACCGACGTGGCCCCCCCGAACGCTCACGAAGCGCACAAAAGACGCGTTTGACCACCGCATGTGTGACCAGATGATCGGGATGTCCACTGAGGCCATGCACCGGATAGGTCACTACCACGCTGGGCCGATGGCGCTCAATAGCCCGGGTCACTACTTCTTCCAGGACCCGAGGGTCCAGCTCGGCCAACCTGCCGTCCGGAAAGTTCAGCACGTCCAGGCTAGAAAGCCCCAGGATCTCAGCCACACATTGCATTTCTTCAAAGCGAATTCGGCCCATTTCAGACTTGCTGTAGCCGTGATAAAGACGCTGGCGTGTGGCCTCGCCACAGGTGAGTGTTAATAGATGTACAGCATGTCCTTCGCGTCGCTGCCGGGCAATCGCCGGCGCCGGCCCAAAGCACTCGTCATCTGGATGAGGAAAGATGTACAGCAGCGTAGCCACTGAAAAGGAAAGGATTTTTTACAATGCCAACGTAGTCTATTAAAGTTTGTTGCAACAGATTCTTACTCTGACGGTTCCTGAATAATCTCATGAAAGACCGTCTGACCGGTCTGGAGCATGCGGCGTACATAGGGCAGACAGAGCCGGCAGCGGAGGCCAAAGCGTATGTGGCGCTGTAACGCCTCCACACTGCCGGCTCCGGTCTGCGCAGCTACGGATTTCAATTCGGCAAAGGTGCGCTGAAAGCAGTAGCAGCGGTCGATGCGCATCAGCGCCTTTCCTGTACGAGCTCAATATGCGAAGGAGCGGGCCCCACGGTGAAACGTCCCACCTGGCGGCCATTACGATCCAGGATAACCACGGCCCCTGCAGCTGTGTAGTCAGGCGCGCCGTTTGGTCCAGCAGCCAACCGGGCGATATAGAGACGCTGCTGCGCCGCATCGTAGGCAACCGCCGTCATGGCGGACAGGTCGGTCGCCGCCGGCACGGTCAGTGTGGCTGCCAACGCATTGGCGTCGGTATCAATCCGGAAGATCTGTCTGCTGGCGCTGCTGATCGCGTACAGCTCTTCAGCTGCAGGCGCATAGTAGGCCACTTGCGTACCGTTGGCCGAGCCAAGTTGCACGTCGAACGTGATCCGGGCCACCACCGCACCGGTAGTCCGATTCATGAAGACCACCTGGCCATTGGTTCGCTCAATGACTTCAGTGTAATCTTCATTGTAGACGGTTTTGCCCTGACAAACGACCAATAGTTCTTCCTCTTCGTCAATGAACACAGCCTTGGGACCATCGCAGCCGGGCTCCAGTGTGTCGATTACCTGGTCGGTCGCCGCATCAACCACCGAGATCGTCCGTCCTGCTCCCAGGGCGCCGTAATTAGCCACATACACGCGTCCCTTATAGGCAACAACACCTTCGGGATAGGGCCCGACCTCGATCGAATCGGCCACAATGGTCCGGGTAACCGGATCGACGGCAAAGACCAACCCATTGCCCCCAAAGACCATGTTGGTTACATAGGCTTTCTGATCACTGGCAAACGCCACGTACCGGGGAATAGGCAGGCCGTCGATGCGCCCGACAAGCTGTTGAGTAGCCACATCAACTACAGCGACATGCCCAACGCTAAACGTGTTGAGTGTCACATAGACGCGGCCCTGATACAGCGTGAGACTTTGCACAAAAGCGTTCAGGGCCAGCGTTGAGGTCTGACCAGTGGCCGGTTCGTAGAAGGTCAGTGAACCATTCTGGTCGCTGAAGTTACCGCCGTTACCTACCAGCACACCGGTCGTTACCAGACGCTCCGTTTCCTCGTCCGGGCCCAGCAGATCGCA is a window from the Rhodothermus sp. genome containing:
- a CDS encoding ATP-binding protein, giving the protein MRSRLRALFRFGRLAWKLAAYSVLLALLPTLVVGLGVGHPWLRIGLLVLIFGASVLIVAARLLMPRLELARELLQQIRRRSFENLERAQVPQDDELNSLIWQVYRTGRTLEKEIEELRRMENYRREFLGDVSHELKTPIFSIRGFTETLLEADPDDEAVRRTFLKKILRNADRLANLVRDLTEISRLETGALQLQPTPFDLPALVREVLESMEPLASACQVSLRGCFPENLPRVLGDRERLRQVLLNLVDNAIKYNNPGGFVEVRLQAQHESVRVAVVDNGIGIAPQHIPRLTERFYRVDRSRSREQGGTGLGLAIVKHILNAHQTQLEIESTPGRGSTFAFHLPLVR
- a CDS encoding (2Fe-2S)-binding protein is translated as MRIDRCYCFQRTFAELKSVAAQTGAGSVEALQRHIRFGLRCRLCLPYVRRMLQTGQTVFHEIIQEPSE
- a CDS encoding PIG-L family deacetylase, encoding MATLLYIFPHPDDECFGPAPAIARQRREGHAVHLLTLTCGEATRQRLYHGYSKSEMGRIRFEEMQCVAEILGLSSLDVLNFPDGRLAELDPRVLEEVVTRAIERHRPSVVVTYPVHGLSGHPDHLVTHAVVKRVFCALRERSGGPRRLAFFTLPEDLEAKPAHLHTSPPAHIDACVSFTAEDLQRARAALACYRTYQRVIEQNRPLAAVADGVCFELFQETFDPPLDDLTDRLPILENPAHNASII
- a CDS encoding cation:proton antiporter; the protein is MELSLLNLLLVLIAAWLGGLLATRVGYPSVLGELLAGMLLGPPLLGVLHGSEALAVIGELGVLLMMLYIGMEIDPQELGRASKGGVLAALGGFITPFVACYLLIYSVTGNVYAALFVGVAAGVTSLATKSRILVDLQLLDTRIAHVMMAGALIADTLSLLIFAGITGVAQFGSMAVAELGLVGLKALGFFGMAALVGLKLIPRFGAWLQRYAPGRTVSFLLIVVMALLFAEGAELAGLHGILGAFLAGLFLRERTLGRTLSKDLMDLVRDVSLGLLAPIFFVTAGFEVTFDVFWQHPVLLAGVIGVATLAKVVGTALFYLPTGYGWREGVVIGAGMNGRGAVEIIIAQIGLSMGIIDATIFSILVFMAIFTTATVPVLLKLGVEWLKRRDELVRSDHERRGVLIIGAGATARALGRVLARSQPVWMVDRNPQLCALAESDGLQVICGDALDEQVLSEAQAAHVRTFIAMTANAEVNALAAQQARTVFYVPEVHVLFSGGDEAEHQHLLRHLQATTLFAGPMSLGAWDYRIEQERIVRSKVPVAQPVPAGRFFQMLQGLRPALPLALLRGNRYQPVHSGLALQPGDQVIVLQASDVPAEPRDRFDHLVARAPVLDLRRPLSLPAFFRVVAEPLAARLKVAATTLQQRFLERETLSSTVIFPGVAIPHVIVEGHGRFELLVARCREGLQFPDQPERVHAVFVLVRTEDERTFHLQALSAIAQILQREDFEQAWLRAPDAEALRRLLLESERRRLLLRYGSEPDETMPAV
- a CDS encoding response regulator transcription factor — its product is MLQPAVDARPPRVLIVDDEDDILALLAYNFKREGFEVELARDGIEALEKAARLQPDVIILDIMMPNMDGIEVCRRIRRDARLRTTPILMLTARTEEEDQIQGLDVGADMYVGKPVSVPVLLSQTRALLRGARRYETPPNLLRIHDLEIDRDRYLVYRLGKEGRETVRLPRKEFELLYFLAAHPGKVFTRQELLDEVWGRDVYVVDRTVDVHIRKIREKLGSHYIETVKGVGYKFRE
- the nhaA gene encoding Na+/H+ antiporter NhaA, translating into MMARATRMTDRLIRPFQEFFQTEAASGALLLASAVIAMVWANSPWGAFYRALWETKLTIGPEGAALSKSLLHWINDGLMVLFFLLVGLEIKRELLVGELSSPKKAGLAIAGAIGGMLVPALLYLTLNIGGIGERGWGIPMATDIAFALGVLALVGRGLPVGLRVFLAALAIVDDLGAVLVIAVFYTTDLSLGALLAAALVWGLLWGCNLLGVRQLWIYGALGVLLWLAVLKSGVHATVAGVLLALTIPARRAIDSAAFLEQVQALLDLFRRSRGRGRLLSEEQRNVIYSLERACERVEAPLTRLEHGLHGLVAYVVMPVFALANAGVALGGDTGLSLMHPVTLGVVLGLLLGKPIGVLLASWLAVRLRLAELPAGVSWRQLLGVGCLCGIGFTMALFIAGLALPSPLLLDQAKVGILGASLLAGLLGWVFLARARKIDATKALVE